One genomic region from Balaenoptera acutorostrata chromosome 1, mBalAcu1.1, whole genome shotgun sequence encodes:
- the LOC114236895 gene encoding NADH dehydrogenase [ubiquinone] 1 alpha subcomplex subunit 1-like, producing the protein MRKILPGIAVMAACLFILGMATARIHRFTNGGKEKRVVYYSYQWNLMERDRRISGVNCYYASKGLENID; encoded by the coding sequence agaTTCTCCCCGGGATCGCCGTCATGGCCGCGTGCTTATTCATCCTGGGAATGGCCACTGCGCGCATCCACAGGTTCACTAACGGGGGCAAGGAAAAAAGAGTTGTCTATTATTCATATCAGTGGAATTTGATGGAAAGAGATAGGCGCATCTCTGGAGTTAATTGTTACTATGCGTCAAAGGGTTTGGAGAACATTGATTAA